The following DNA comes from Erigeron canadensis isolate Cc75 chromosome 3, C_canadensis_v1, whole genome shotgun sequence.
GAAGTAGTTGGAAGCAGGCACGGAGCAAAAAAATCTCTAAAGGGTAATGTTTCGTTTTCTATAGACTCTTCCAACAAAAGTTTTGGGTGTTTGATGCATTTTTGCATCTTTTTTGTAGAGGTTAACCTTCTTAAAAGAGAGATCAGCCAAACATACAATTATCTTTGAGAGAAACAGGAGGCAAACCAGGAGAACTTCAAACTATATCACCTGTTTCCTTTATGATTGAATACTTTTCTATTTGACCCattatcaataataaaaatactgTAATATGGAGCCTGAATATACAAGTTCTAATATGAGCAGGcccataaaataaaattttatgccACCAACAAGAACTAACCTGAATGACATTTGAGTATGGTGGAGGCATGTGAAATTTAAGTCCTTCTCTAGTAACCGACAATCGAACCTGGCAACCAATATAAAGAATATATGATTAATAGAAGCTACTTGAGAGCAATTAAGGGTAAAATACAAAAGCATAACACATTATGTGCACATGGAAGGATGTCAATTCTTCTCCCAGAAACCTTTAAGATTGACATATTTCGCCTTTTTAAATTCTACCACAATCATGTCAAAGTGCCCAACAACTACATCATGTCTTGGCATCTTATCGAGGTCAAACTGATACTGAAACTAAAACTAGTCAAAATGTTGACGTGATCACTTTGACTCACCAAGTACTCTAGAACCCATCTCATAAAATTACATAACAGCAACatcttgtgttttttttggCAAGCTTTCGAACAAAAATTACCCGATTTCATCATTGTCATCATTAAAACTTATTGATGGTAATAATTGTGGTTTACAACTTTCCCCCTACTTTATCATTGTTACATTGTATTTTATAGATCTAATAGAGTAGCAGTAATCAATCACTATTAGCAAACCATATTACATTTGTTATGTGTGAAGTTAATACtctataaattaaaatcataGCTTCTGTAAAGAAAAAAATCACCAAAGCAGAATTTGTGCCTGAAATGTAATAAGAAGCAGTCATGAAAGTGCTTCTAAAGTTAAACAATAAAGTAATCCTCACCCACAGAAAAAGTGTCGGCATTTAGAGCAGAGAAGGAATTTCAAagtaatatttttatacaaCTTTACACTTATCTAATTCTAGAAAAAGTGCAATTTTTGAGACCCCAACGACGAATTAATATCGAATTTTGAAAACAGAAGAATGATTCAGAACATCAAATCTATCTTATTCCTAACATCTTGAAGTAATTCTtcgccaaaaaaaaaaagaaactaggAAAGAAGAATATCTTCCGGGATAACAATACCTGATGTTTTTCTTTCCATCTTGGGAAGAAGCTTGTGCCCAACAATGCGAACAAATGATCTCTCATCTCATCGTTCGTCACCAACAAGCATTTGCTACTTATAGCAGCATATAACCAATACCTGGGAAAGAATAATAAACGTTGTGCAAAACAAATGAATTATGATTGGATATTTGGATGACCGGGTCAGTTTTTTTAATAGACAAACTACAAGGGACTGCATTCAACTTTACCCCTTGTGGTATTGTATGTACTggacaaaaactcaaaaagatgTCCTGTTGTAGATATTAAATTTCCAAACTTGCTATTGTGTATAGCCgattacattttcatattaCGATGTGGCAACCTATATGCTGCCACGTCATCAGAACCGGTGCCAACACCAATTAATATGTTATAGGATATCAAATACCTATGATAGCAATATTTGAATGTTTCGTCCATTACATGCACAATAGCTGAAGGTGTAAAGTAAAACACATCCCTTTTAAAATTAGGCAGCCTGTTTTGTTGCTTTTTGCAATGTTTTGGTGGTTTTGGATACATTATCCCTTTTTAACCATATACATAACaaattagttaattataatATTCAAAAATCTTGATACAAAAACAAGTTTACTGGTCGGCTCAACCCATTTAAGCTACATTAATTGGACCTATCATCCATTAGTCTCACTTCAAGTTACAAGTTTTTAACAGCTTCATTATGATTCTGGTTTGAGGTACTATTTTAACTTTATACAAACTTGTCTTAACCATTTGAGCCTTCATAATTCTGTATAAGCGTATAGATAAAACCTACATAAGCTAAGTCAAGCCTCAAGCCATAAAAAAGCTGAGAATGAACTTAAAGTTACTGGACTTGGTAAGCAACTTACAAAGCCTGAGCCTAAATACTCTTTCACAAACCAAGCTTCAGGTAAAGAAGGCTGGCTCAGCTCGACTCAAATTCACCATTGTATGCACATACtgttatttttgtgtttttaaaaaataattaatatttaaaaaaaggtaaagcTTTACCAATCATCATTTGATCCTTGTGGAGTAACATAAAGTGCCCCAGACTCTCTCCACTGCTGCAATGTCGGTTTATTCTTCAGACTTTTCACACGTCCGCTATGTAGAATGACAAGAGGTAACCTTTTTGATGGACTCAGTCGACGGGTTAAATTCACTGCATTTTTAAGCTACAAAGATCTACAATTATTATTGTGCAATATATGATGTGAATTGGGTTTATAATAATGCTGGTATTCAAGAAAGAGTTTCTTTTAAGCCATATGTCGATTTCGCACCTGATTGAAATCAAATTGACATGACTTGATATGAGCCAAATTTGCACCATCCACAACCGCATCAAAAGGACCAAACTTTTGAAGCCATTCCTGCAACGATTTGATTAAACGATTACAGCTAGCACAGGTATGCGCTATTTTAAGGAGTTCAGATTTGTGTTAAAATCGATGTACCTTATTATTACATCTTTGTTGCAATAACAAGTTTCCAGTGTCAAGGCAAAGAAATTATGACCTTGTCACCTTATGATTGATCAATGTTGCATAATCAGTTATACTACAACAAAATATGTAATTATCACAGGTAAACCTAAAATTACTCATATATCCATTTATTTAATCTATTTAAAATACTTTTCAACGAccttattgtttttaattatgcAAGAGACCTAGCAAAAGTTATTTAAAGTTATATGTACAATCTACAAATATGTTGTTATTGGTAATATTATCTGATAACTCGTTAATTCCTAGAAAAAGCAAATTTGTACAAAATTAAAAGCACAACATGTGAATACCAATTTGTACAAAATTAAAAGTCTTAGATCATACCTGAAACTGCAAGAAATCCGCCCGTGTCTCTCTTTGGCAAGCCAAAGTACTCAAAGAACTAGCAAAATTATCGGTTTCCAAAGGATCAATATCAACACTAACAAGCTTTTCACCACATGTTTTACAAACACCTGACTCATCCATTTCCGTCCTCGTCACTTGCCATTTCCCATTCCCAAGCCACCCTACTCCATGCCACCCACCTCCACCTTTCACCACCGCTTCCTTAACCTTCCCCACATCCCACTTCACCGCCCCAACACTTTCCGCAATATCACATCTAAACCAATCCTCAATCAACGCAGCAGTATCCTCACTCACCTGCCTCACACTACTCCTCAACCTATGCAACATTTCATAAACCTTATCCACCCGTTTCCCTTCAACACTAACCCGTAAAAGCATCCCAAGCTCAGCCTCTTCCGCAACCACCCCATTCTCAACCATATAACAATCAACCTCATACGCCTTATCAGCCAACCCTTTTTTACAAAAACCCGACAAAGCAGGGACATAAGACCTCAATCTAGGCGAAATCCCACATCTTTCTTTCATTCTCTTAACCAAATCAAAAGCCATTTCCGGGTCTTCCTTATTCGCCGCTAACCTAGCCATAGTAGTAAAAGTAGCTTCATTGGGTACTACATTACTATTATCCATATCATTATATATCTCAAACCCTCTTTTTAAACATAATTCACTATCACTAGCAGAACACAAATACAATAGCTTATTATAATGCTCTACATTAAGCGGTACGTTATCGTTTAAAGCGTCTTCGTATAATCGCAACGCTTCATTCGTATCATTATCTTTAGAACAACGGCCAAGTAAATAAAGTAACTTACCAGATGGGGATTCACGGCGAGCTCTTTTTTCAGCTTTTCCACTCATTTGAAGATGTGGGTATTGTTGGTTAGTGACTGAAGAATAATGGGTCGTCGTCAGAATTGAGCCGCCGTCATCGGTGGCGGTGGAAAAGGGGAACTGGGTTATGATGCGGTGGTTTAAGGGCTTTAGTGACCGGaatttggtggtggtgattAGGGTTTTGAGAATGTAAGGAGAGAGATTGAAGGTGGGTTTTAAGAGCATTGTGATGGTGGGTTTGGGAGATAAGCATTGAAGAAGGTGTTTCAACATTCACGATTCCGGacaaatttttttcatatatatgtagataaagTTTAGGACCTATAATTTGTTTGCTTAGTTTTGAgtttttgaaggttttttcCTAATCAACAAAGTTAATGATATTTCACCAAAGTCTTAGCACATACGGTAAACAACGACTTATTGACTGTGGACCGTTTCAAATATATGAAGGAAAAAGATCTCAAAGTTTGTCGTCCCTAAAGAAGATATATTTGGTAAAATCAGAATGACTTCGATCAACCGAGCTGACTACCATTGACAAATTAACGTTCAATCAACAAccaaatttgaagaaaaaaagttttacGAATAAATGACTCAAGTCATTATAATCACTTTGTATATCCACTCTTTAAAACCAATTGGATTGGATCAGTGGTTAGaggaaaatttttttgaaataatcATATTTAAACCACCTTTTGTCAAATAAGTTTTGAACCAAATATTTTTACGAAACAAGGGAATCCGGCATTGCCACTGTCGGACTCGCGATTTCAAAGCGAGACCGGTAGTGGCACTACCAGTCTCGTGTGTGTGCACAGTAGACGCAGCAGACGCAGTAGGTGAGTTGACAAGCCATTTTGAGTCCGGGGATCCCACTTCCGGTCTCAAACGTGATGACAAAAATCACATGCAACTTCAATAATTTGGACCGAAAAGTGGGATCATTTTCTGCTTCGAAAGTGTGGacttatatatacatgcatactATATTTCATGTATAAAATCACATGCAACCGACGATAGATATTCACACAACCTAGTTTTCTGGTCCACCGCCATGAAACTATTCTCCTTATCCAATGCAACCTTTCAACATTCCAAATTCTTCTCAAAACCCAGTTACAAATCTGGGAAATGACGAAAAACAACAAGAAGGACAATGAGAAGAAGATGTGTGTCCGCGAAGAAGTCGCAAACCACCAAGATGTGGAACGGGTGGCTTTAGATAGATTCTATTTGGTATTATCTTGTATgttttgattaataaatatatgtttgtcaataaagtaaatattatgttttttttcgaTAATACATATTAATGAATCATAAATTAACATGaaaataatacatattaaaTTAACATCACATTAACTGATCAAAAAGTTACATGAAACAAAGTAAAAACATCATCAAGCTGACATAATACGatattaaaaaaactatataaactttttaatgGAAACCGTCTTCAGTTTGCAATTTATAATATGTCGCCAATTCGATTTTTCTGTCAATCAACTTTAGTAGATTCTCAAGTTCATAAGTTATTTCTTCGAAACCTGGTAATGTCGTTTCAAGATAATCGCTATGCATTTCTTCACTTATAATGATTTCGCTGCCCTTTTCCTTATTTATTTGATTTCCTTCTTATGTTCGAGTTTTCTTTGTTCCATAAGAAGCTTACAATCATTAATTTTGTGGTTAAGTTCATACCCGTCGTCTGTATCCTCTTTACATTGCGCTTTCAATGCATGAAATGTTACCATACGAGGTGATGAAGGATCGGATGACGACGAAGAATCCATTatctgtttttaaaaaattataatttgacttgta
Coding sequences within:
- the LOC122594151 gene encoding proteinaceous RNase P 1, chloroplastic/mitochondrial-like — translated: MLKHLLQCLSPKPTITMLLKPTFNLSPYILKTLITTTKFRSLKPLNHRIITQFPFSTATDDGGSILTTTHYSSVTNQQYPHLQMSGKAEKRARRESPSGKLLYLLGRCSKDNDTNEALRLYEDALNDNVPLNVEHYNKLLYLCSASDSELCLKRGFEIYNDMDNSNVVPNEATFTTMARLAANKEDPEMAFDLVKRMKERCGISPRLRSYVPALSGFCKKGLADKAYEVDCYMVENGVVAEEAELGMLLRVSVEGKRVDKVYEMLHRLRSSVRQVSEDTAALIEDWFRCDIAESVGAVKWDVGKVKEAVVKGGGGWHGVGWLGNGKWQVTRTEMDESGVCKTCGEKLVSVDIDPLETDNFASSLSTLACQRETRADFLQFQEWLQKFGPFDAVVDGANLAHIKSCQFDFNQLKNAVNLTRRLSPSKRLPLVILHSGRVKSLKNKPTLQQWRESGALYVTPQGSNDDWYWLYAAISSKCLLVTNDEMRDHLFALLGTSFFPRWKEKHQVRLSVTREGLKFHMPPPYSNVIQESEHGSWHIPTVTGDDFETRRQWVCANRIKH